The proteins below are encoded in one region of Bacteroidales bacterium:
- a CDS encoding tetratricopeptide repeat protein: MKKLVLAVSVILISAAVFSQNAKVVSAYNYLRNGQLDKAKQNIDEACVHEQTMGQAKTWFYCGNIYLSLTGTDNEKYKALSENPMQVAYDAYQKALKIDPEIQNESLMPYSPKVGLLILGEQYINKGADFYQQQNFTEAISMFEMSRKISGIFSQKDTIATYYAAICAIQMQDNAKAKSYLEDLTKANIKQGLVYTQLATIYKNEGDSVKAMNTILKGRKLMPNDLNLIIGEINIYLSQGKFTEAQDLLNLAVEKDPNNPSLHFAIGANMDEFGNFEQAEKSYNKAIEIKPDYFDAYYNLGALYVNTAAKVMEDANKLPITETQKYDELKTKADGLLDKAIPALEKARELNQKDKNTLYTLKQLYARKGNLDKIKEIDDILKGL; the protein is encoded by the coding sequence ATGAAAAAGTTAGTATTAGCAGTCAGTGTAATTTTAATTTCTGCTGCAGTTTTTTCACAAAACGCAAAAGTAGTAAGTGCTTATAATTACTTGAGAAACGGGCAGCTTGACAAAGCAAAGCAGAATATTGACGAAGCCTGTGTGCATGAACAAACAATGGGTCAGGCAAAAACATGGTTTTATTGTGGTAATATTTACCTGAGTTTAACAGGTACAGATAACGAGAAATACAAAGCATTATCGGAAAACCCAATGCAAGTGGCTTATGATGCTTATCAAAAAGCGTTAAAAATTGACCCTGAAATACAAAACGAAAGCCTTATGCCTTACAGCCCGAAAGTAGGATTGCTTATTTTGGGAGAACAGTATATCAACAAAGGCGCTGATTTTTATCAGCAGCAAAATTTTACCGAAGCCATATCCATGTTTGAAATGAGCAGAAAAATAAGTGGTATTTTCAGCCAAAAAGATACTATCGCTACATATTATGCAGCCATTTGCGCTATTCAGATGCAGGATAATGCAAAAGCAAAATCATATCTGGAAGACCTTACAAAAGCAAATATAAAACAAGGACTTGTTTACACTCAATTGGCAACTATCTATAAAAATGAAGGTGATAGCGTTAAAGCAATGAATACCATATTAAAAGGAAGAAAATTGATGCCTAACGACCTGAATCTGATAATAGGGGAGATAAATATTTATTTATCGCAGGGTAAATTCACAGAAGCACAAGATTTGCTTAATCTTGCTGTAGAGAAAGACCCCAACAATCCTTCATTGCATTTTGCCATTGGAGCCAATATGGATGAGTTTGGAAATTTTGAACAAGCTGAAAAATCATATAACAAAGCTATAGAAATAAAACCTGATTATTTTGATGCATATTATAATCTCGGAGCGTTGTATGTAAATACAGCAGCAAAAGTTATGGAAGATGCCAATAAACTTCCTATAACAGAAACTCAAAAATACGACGAATTAAAAACAAAAGCAGACGGTTTACTTGATAAAGCAATTCCGGCTTTGGAAAAAGCCCGCGAATTAAATCAAAAAGATAAAAACACCCTGTACACTTTGAAACAACTTTATGCAAGAAAGGGCAACCTTGATAAAATTAAAGAGATTGACGATATTTTAAAAGGTTTATAA